From one Magnolia sinica isolate HGM2019 chromosome 18, MsV1, whole genome shotgun sequence genomic stretch:
- the LOC131233325 gene encoding uncharacterized protein LOC131233325 codes for MSSERRHGLFEMIRCKCWDFCNATIQKDTSEGDNKGVRITLIGRDGKRAFRNESGVKLVMERECNKVAGCTLKLVHLKNMSFCDQVQIMRNTDVLATAHGAQLTNMMFMPKGSSVMEMFPKGWLEGAGIGQYIYQWFASWSEMNYEGAWRDTDGLDCPGPEQQRSRCFLKQKDQPVGLNETFLADWTARVIQTKTRTRTAGHPKSCSCDDPTVHHMP; via the exons ATGTCTAGTGAGAGGAGGCATGGGCTGTTTGAGATGATCAGATGCAAATGCTGGGATTTCTGCAATGCTACAATACAAAAGGATACAAGTGAAGGAGATAACAAAGGGGTGAGGATTACTTTGATTGGGAGGGATGGGAAGAGAGCTTTCAGGAATGAGAGTGGAGTGAAGCTAGTGATGGAGAGGGAGTGTAACAAGGTTGCTGGATGCACCTTAAAGCTGGTGCATCTGAAGAATATGAGCTTCTGTGATCAg GTACAGATAATGAGGAATACCGACGTTCTCGCAACCGCACATGGGGCCCAGCTAACGAACATGATGTTCATGCCCAAAGGAAGCAGTGTCATGGAAATGTTCCCCAAAGGATGGTTGGAAGGTGCAGGGATCGGGCAATACATCTATCAATGGTTCGCCAGCTGGTCCGAAATGAACTACGAAGGTGCGTGGAGGGATACTGACGGTCTAGATTGCCCTGGTCCAGAGCAACAACGGTCCAGATGTTTTCTCAAGCAGAAGGATCAACCAGTAGGACTCAACGAGACGTTTCTCGCAGACTGGACTGCCAGAGTCATCCAGACCAAAACCCGCACTAGAACTGCTGGCCATCCCAAATCATGCTCGTGTGACGATCCGACCGTTCACCACATGCCATAA